One segment of Macrotis lagotis isolate mMagLag1 chromosome 1, bilby.v1.9.chrom.fasta, whole genome shotgun sequence DNA contains the following:
- the EIF6 gene encoding eukaryotic translation initiation factor 6 has translation MAVRASFENNCEIGCFSKLTNAYCLVAIGGSENFYSVFEGELAETMPVVHASIAGCRIIGRMCVGNRHGLLVPNNTTDQELQHIRNSLPDSVQIRRVEERLSALGNVTTCNDYVALVHPDLDRETEEILADVLKVEVFRQTVADQVLVGSYCVFSNQGGLVHPKTSIEDQDELSSLLQVPLVAGTVNRGSEVIAAGMVVNDWCAFCGLDTTSTELSVVESVFKLNEAQPSTIATSMRDSLIDSLT, from the exons ATGGCGGTCCGAGCCTCCTTCGAGAACAACTGCGAGATCGGCTGCTTCTCCAAGCTCACCAACGCCTACTGCCTGGTGGCCATCGGCGGCTCGGAGAACTTCTACAg CGTGTTTGAGGGCGAGCTGGCGGAGACCATGCCGGTGGTGCACGCGTCCATCGCGGGCTGCAGGATCATTGGTCGCATGTGTGTGG GAAACCGGCACGGCCTCCTCGTGCCCAACAATACTACAGACCAGGAGTTACAGCACATCCGCAACAGTCTCCCCGACTCCGTGCAGATCCGAAGGGTAGAGGAGCGGCTCTCGGCACTGGGCAATGTTACCACCTGTAATGATTATGTAGCTCTAGTTCACCCAGACCTGGACAGG GAGACGGAAGAAATTCTAGCTGATGTACTCAAGGTTGAAGTCTTCAGACAGACAGTGGCTGACCAGGTGCTGGTGGGAAGTTACTGTGTTTTCAGCAATCAGGGAGGGCTAGTGCACCCAAAGACTTCCATTGAGGACCAAGATGAATTGTCCTCTCTTCTCCAAGTTCCCTTGGTG GCTGGTACTGTGAACCGGGGAAGTGAAGTGATTGCTGCTGGAATGGTGGTCAATGACTGGTGTGCCTTCTGTGGGCTGGACACAACTAGCACAGAGCTGTCAGTGGTAGAGAGCGTCTTCAAGCTTAATGAAGCCCAACCGAGCACCATTGCCACCAGTATGCGCGATTCCCTCATTGACAG tTTAACCTGA
- the LOC141499573 gene encoding matrix metalloproteinase-24-like produces MGDKYWVFKETQPWRWEPVGKTYFFKGEWYWRYNEERRATDPGYPKPITVWKGIPQAPQGAFISKEGYYTYFYKGRDYWKFDNQKLSVEPGYPRSILRDWMGCNQKEVERRKERRRPQDDVDIMVTIDDVPGTVNAVAVIIPCTLSLCILVLVYTIFQFKNKGAQQQVTYYKRPVQEWV; encoded by the exons ATGG GTGACAAATACTGGGTCTTCAAGGAG ACACAGCCCTGGCGCTGGGAGCCTGTGGGCAAGACCTACTTTTTCAAAGGGGAATGGTATTGGCGTTACAATGAAGAGAGAAGGGCGACTGACCCTGGGTACCCCAAACCTATCACTGTGTGGAAGGGCATCCCCCAAGCCCCCCAGGGGGCCTTCATCAGCAAAGAAGGCT aTTACACCTATTTCTACAAGGGCCGGGACTACTGGAAATTTGATAACCAGAAGCTGAGTGTGGAACCTGGTTACCCCCGCTCCATCCTGAGGGACTGGATGGGCTGTAACCAAAAGGAggtggagaggagaaaggagcGTCGCAGGCCCCAGGATGATGTGGACATCATGGTTACCATAGATGATGTGCCTGGCACAGTGAATGCCGTGGCTGTCATCATCCCCTGTACCCTATCCCTTTGCATTCTTGTCCTTGTCTACACCATTTTCCAGTTTAAGAACAAGGGGGCACAACAGCAGGTTACCTACTACAAACGGCCAGTCCAGGAGTGGGTATGA
- the LOC141499665 gene encoding eukaryotic translation initiation factor 6-like, translating to MEEGRQKSGGPASVPPPLSSAVLDVSFWIPTGNRHGLLVPNNTTDQELQHIRNSLPDSVQIRRVEERLSALGNVTTCNDYVALVHPDLDRETEEILADVLKVEVFRQTVADQVLVGSYCVFSNQGGLVHPKTSIEDQDELSSLLQVPLVAGTVNRGSEVIAAGMVVNDWCAFCGLDTTSTELSVVESVFKLNEAQPSTIATSMRDSLIDSLT from the exons ATGGAAGAGG GTAGACAGAAGTCAGGAGGTCCTGCTTCTGtgcctcctcccctctcctcagctGTACTGGATGTTTCTTTCTGGATTCCAACAGGAAACCGGCACGGCCTCCTCGTGCCCAACAATACTACAGACCAGGAGTTACAGCACATCCGCAACAGTCTCCCCGACTCCGTGCAGATCCGAAGGGTAGAGGAGCGGCTCTCGGCACTGGGCAATGTTACCACCTGTAATGATTATGTAGCTCTAGTTCACCCAGACCTGGACAGG GAGACGGAAGAAATTCTAGCTGATGTACTCAAGGTTGAAGTCTTCAGACAGACAGTGGCTGACCAGGTGCTGGTGGGAAGTTACTGTGTTTTCAGCAATCAGGGAGGGCTAGTGCACCCAAAGACTTCCATTGAGGACCAAGATGAATTGTCCTCTCTTCTCCAAGTTCCCTTGGTG GCTGGTACTGTGAACCGGGGAAGTGAAGTGATTGCTGCTGGAATGGTGGTCAATGACTGGTGTGCCTTCTGTGGGCTGGACACAACTAGCACAGAGCTGTCAGTGGTAGAGAGCGTCTTCAAGCTTAATGAAGCCCAACCGAGCACCATTGCCACCAGTATGCGCGATTCCCTCATTGACAG tTTAACCTGA